In Bombus huntii isolate Logan2020A chromosome 3, iyBomHunt1.1, whole genome shotgun sequence, a single genomic region encodes these proteins:
- the LOC126864245 gene encoding uncharacterized protein LOC126864245, translating into MLWSEPDEEEEALLCSPALMARRASESWIVAPPVEAMPAAAAAVSLQRKKSLPDVAQPIQLTATAPLSREEVSVLSSMRREEIRRQIDESERLRANPLLYLVSPQVKDWFSRQQLVMLVLFINISLALMFFKLLT; encoded by the exons ATGTTGTGGTCGGAACCCGACGAGGAGGAAGAGGCGCTATTATGCAGCCCCGCTCTGATGGCCAGGAGGGCCTCCGAGTCATGGATCGTCGCGCCTCCAGTGGAG GCGATGCccgcggcggcggcggcagTATCCCTTCAACGAAAGAAATCACTGCCGGATGTGGCTCAACCTATTCAGTTGACAGCAACGGCACCGCTATCCAGGGAGGAAGTCAGTGTCCTGAGCAGCATGAGGAGAGAGGAGATCCGCAGGCAGATCGACGAGAGTGAAAGACTCAGGGCCAATCCCTTGCTATACTTGGTCAGTCCTCAGGTTAAA GACTGGTTCTCCcggcaacagctggtgatgcTGGTGCTGTTCATCAACATATCCTTAGCCCTGATGTTCTTCAAGCTGCTGACGTAG